In Microbulbifer celer, a single window of DNA contains:
- a CDS encoding alginate O-acetyltransferase AlgX-related protein, producing MYQISIVQHSMNTSEVSRWCLDFPRQGQACTVDSLSDGLVFQGWVLVKDGAEAVPYLKLNGEKHYLPLNCQRADVITKVLGESADGHAQLTCGFRHTFALKQDSGVFGFEVGGTDFDAASYRIEGSLRILEGDEGWLYLDNDTNESVEQYQGNLLLDKNALKEWKSYLSAFTSLALEQNIRHTLLIAPSKEMVLPEFYPHEKGRTSPVEQVAGLSKPEHKLVYPVSQMRAMQEQPFRKCDTHWSPKGALVGFKAALEALGLDMEAVDRVFESDVYQESVRGGDLGNKLYPPRRAPEWLLTKVRYQKWVVYDNHLPNLGRVIVFLNEGALLNTKCVIFGSSSSYSFFNYAARIFSTLIFVHSAGSIDAGLLEIEKPEYVLAQTNGRFVVRAPVVTYDLEAEMDAKLDLLSDTQLKDLRKKHQAACSLPDGCLNFDIPSVFSCLLTTKV from the coding sequence ATGTATCAGATTTCCATTGTTCAGCATTCAATGAATACTTCCGAGGTGTCTCGCTGGTGCCTGGATTTTCCCCGCCAGGGGCAGGCGTGTACGGTCGATTCCCTTTCTGATGGCCTGGTTTTTCAGGGATGGGTTTTGGTGAAAGACGGAGCCGAGGCGGTTCCGTATCTGAAGCTGAACGGAGAAAAACACTACCTTCCGTTAAACTGCCAGCGGGCAGATGTGATAACAAAGGTGCTCGGAGAATCTGCGGATGGGCACGCTCAGTTAACCTGTGGGTTTCGGCATACCTTTGCGTTAAAGCAGGATTCCGGAGTCTTCGGCTTTGAGGTGGGCGGCACAGACTTTGATGCAGCTTCCTATCGTATTGAAGGCAGCCTGAGAATTCTGGAAGGTGACGAAGGGTGGCTTTATCTGGACAACGACACGAATGAAAGTGTTGAACAATACCAGGGTAACTTGTTGCTGGATAAAAACGCGCTGAAGGAATGGAAAAGCTATTTGAGCGCATTTACTTCGCTGGCGCTTGAGCAGAATATCAGGCACACGCTGTTGATCGCGCCATCAAAAGAGATGGTGCTGCCGGAGTTCTATCCACACGAAAAAGGCAGGACTTCGCCGGTTGAACAAGTGGCGGGACTGTCGAAGCCGGAACATAAATTGGTATATCCGGTCTCACAAATGCGTGCAATGCAGGAGCAGCCGTTCAGAAAATGCGATACACACTGGTCTCCCAAGGGTGCTTTGGTCGGGTTCAAGGCTGCTCTCGAAGCCCTCGGACTGGATATGGAAGCCGTTGATCGAGTTTTCGAGTCGGATGTGTATCAAGAGTCTGTGCGCGGTGGGGATCTGGGAAATAAACTATACCCTCCTCGCCGAGCGCCTGAATGGCTTTTAACGAAAGTGCGTTACCAGAAGTGGGTGGTGTACGACAATCATCTGCCAAATTTGGGCCGGGTGATTGTGTTCCTCAATGAAGGTGCACTACTGAATACCAAATGTGTGATCTTTGGTTCTTCTTCCAGTTATTCGTTTTTCAACTATGCGGCTCGTATTTTTTCCACTCTGATTTTTGTGCACTCTGCAGGTAGCATTGATGCCGGTCTGTTGGAGATAGAGAAGCCCGAATATGTCCTGGCGCAGACAAATGGCCGGTTTGTTGTCCGGGCGCCGGTTGTGACTTATGACCTGGAAGCCGAGATGGATGCCAAGTTGGATTTACTCTCGGATACGCAGTTGAAAGACCTCCGAAAAAAGCATCAAGCTGCTTGTTCTTTGCCCGATGGTTGTCTGAATTTCGATATACCGTCGGTATTTTCGTGCCTACTAACGACGAAAGTCTGA
- a CDS encoding glycosyltransferase family 2 protein, with translation MAKRLIWLRHGDEELRFSPMCCSGAITIRKLSLVRVSLPFALNRMGSRLSRRYLPVPSQLVKRWVAYDHTFHPNGARVSYGEWVRRIEPALWPRRTSAAHSVRFAVVMPVVTKSDVHRLPRTLESVAAQRHIGKGRVSVYLLISADLDGASRAAVNDLAERRSRVSVVEASESVVLSEQFPETDAVLLCPPIGVLSEQALHCFAEVLPHVPSARLIYTDEDSISEAGRRAAPKFKPGWNPDLLYTRNYIGDCLLLTASTLPALRAIDFTDPAWSLDLLLQIERLAEPGEAPVVHIPRMIFHRFVEQSQKTLCAERYLALLAAHFEASGCEGVTVESESESGLPSVHWPVGAEEPLVSLLIPTRDMLPVLKLCVDSILAKTTYRNYEILVLDNQSVEPETLAYFEALSALPNVRILQYDAPFNYSAINNFGVEHARGEIVGLVNNDIEVINPEWLSEMVGHARRPQVGCVGAKLFYGDGRIQHAGVVVGLGGLAGHVHKFLPADAAGYMNRLQSTQAFSAVTAACLLVRKATFEAVGGLNERHLQVAFNDVDFCLKVRKAGYRNIWTPHARLYHHESISRGIDNTREKRARFDRESRYLRKAWAEYLDNPGRDPYYSPFLTHVAEDFSLGLNEKRDIPLFR, from the coding sequence TTGGCCAAACGATTGATCTGGCTCCGCCACGGTGACGAAGAGCTGCGATTTTCCCCCATGTGCTGTAGTGGTGCCATCACCATCCGCAAACTCTCCCTGGTGCGCGTCTCACTCCCTTTCGCCCTCAACCGCATGGGTTCCCGGTTGTCCCGTCGCTACCTGCCGGTTCCGTCTCAACTGGTAAAACGCTGGGTGGCCTACGATCATACCTTCCACCCCAATGGTGCCCGCGTCTCCTATGGCGAGTGGGTTCGCCGTATCGAGCCGGCGTTATGGCCGCGGCGCACGTCGGCCGCTCATTCTGTTCGCTTTGCTGTGGTTATGCCAGTCGTTACCAAGAGCGATGTCCACAGGCTTCCCCGAACGTTGGAGTCCGTTGCGGCCCAGCGGCATATCGGCAAAGGTCGTGTTTCGGTTTACTTGTTGATATCTGCTGATTTGGATGGCGCCAGCCGCGCGGCAGTGAACGATCTGGCCGAACGTCGCTCCCGGGTTTCTGTGGTGGAAGCGTCAGAGAGTGTGGTGCTCTCGGAACAGTTCCCCGAAACAGATGCGGTGCTTCTCTGCCCCCCAATCGGGGTGTTATCCGAGCAGGCGCTGCACTGTTTTGCCGAGGTATTGCCGCACGTGCCTTCGGCGCGTTTGATCTATACCGACGAGGATTCCATCAGCGAGGCGGGGCGCCGTGCTGCGCCGAAGTTCAAACCCGGCTGGAATCCGGATCTGCTCTATACCCGGAATTATATTGGCGACTGCCTGTTGCTGACTGCCAGTACGCTGCCCGCGTTGCGCGCGATCGATTTTACCGACCCGGCCTGGAGCCTGGATCTGCTGTTGCAGATCGAGCGGCTGGCGGAGCCGGGCGAGGCGCCTGTGGTGCATATTCCGCGGATGATCTTCCATCGATTTGTGGAGCAATCTCAGAAAACGCTGTGCGCTGAGCGGTACCTGGCACTGCTTGCCGCGCATTTTGAGGCGTCGGGCTGTGAGGGCGTGACTGTGGAGAGCGAGTCGGAGAGCGGTCTTCCCTCAGTGCACTGGCCGGTGGGGGCTGAGGAGCCGCTGGTCAGCCTGCTGATTCCCACCCGGGATATGTTGCCGGTATTGAAGCTGTGCGTGGATAGCATCCTGGCGAAAACCACCTATCGCAATTACGAGATTCTGGTGCTCGATAATCAGAGTGTGGAGCCTGAGACGCTGGCGTATTTCGAGGCGCTGTCGGCGTTGCCCAACGTCCGTATCCTGCAATACGACGCGCCCTTCAATTACTCGGCGATCAATAATTTCGGCGTGGAACATGCGCGCGGCGAAATAGTCGGGCTGGTAAACAATGATATTGAGGTGATCAACCCGGAGTGGTTGAGTGAAATGGTCGGCCATGCGCGCCGCCCGCAGGTTGGCTGTGTGGGGGCAAAGCTGTTTTACGGGGATGGCCGTATCCAGCACGCCGGCGTGGTTGTGGGCCTCGGCGGCCTCGCGGGCCATGTGCACAAGTTTCTGCCAGCGGATGCGGCCGGGTACATGAACCGCCTGCAGTCTACCCAGGCCTTCTCTGCTGTCACTGCAGCCTGTTTGTTAGTGCGCAAAGCGACGTTCGAGGCGGTAGGCGGGCTGAACGAGCGCCATCTGCAGGTAGCATTCAACGATGTAGACTTCTGCCTGAAAGTGCGGAAAGCCGGCTACCGCAATATCTGGACGCCCCACGCGAGGTTGTATCACCACGAGTCCATCAGCCGTGGTATCGACAACACGCGGGAAAAGCGGGCCAGGTTTGATCGCGAATCCAGATATTTGCGCAAGGCCTGGGCGGAATACCTCGATAATCCCGGGCGGGACCCCTATTACAGCCCCTTTCTTACTCACGTAGCAGAGGATTTCTCGCTGGGGCTGAATGAGAAGCGGGATATTCCGCTGTTCCGGTAG
- a CDS encoding MBL fold metallo-hydrolase RNA specificity domain-containing protein, with translation MSETTISSRPQTSSHEERGRAPTLHPGHITHHGAVNGVTGSCHQLFADDNNSILIDCGLFQGAETSPGGRGQNSLEIEFDITTVRALVVTHVHIDHVGRIPYLIAAGFRGPIYCSEPSAELLPLVLEDALKIGFTRDRALIEKFIGYVQKQLRPLPYNCWQPVIEDSDCSLSLSVRLQRAGHILGSAYVECELDCGAGAFSFKTAPRSRGGKRRIIFSGDLGAPNTPLLYAPKAPWGCDELVIESTYGDRLHQNRKERVRILQRAIEEALADGGSVLIPAFSIGRTQELLYELEGVIHSQGHDNRADNPWRDLPVIVDSPLASRFTDVYRRLRPFWDAEARQLLRRGRHPLSFEQLITVDDHEAHRKVVAELASSRRPAIVIAASGMCSGGRVVNYLKAMLEDKRHNILFVGYQARGTPGRDIQVYGPRNGYVDLDGQRYRIAAGVETISGYSAHADKNDLLGFIRKMKKRPQCVRVVHGDDRAKAALKAEIEREELAGSVIVPR, from the coding sequence ATGTCAGAAACCACAATCTCATCTCGCCCGCAAACCTCAAGCCACGAGGAGAGGGGTCGGGCTCCCACACTCCACCCGGGCCACATCACCCACCACGGTGCGGTAAACGGTGTCACAGGCTCCTGCCACCAGCTGTTCGCAGACGACAATAATTCCATCCTGATCGACTGCGGCCTGTTCCAGGGCGCAGAGACGTCGCCCGGTGGCCGTGGGCAGAATAGCCTGGAAATTGAATTCGATATCACCACAGTGCGTGCGCTGGTGGTGACCCATGTGCATATTGATCACGTGGGTCGGATTCCCTACCTGATTGCAGCGGGGTTCCGCGGGCCCATTTACTGTTCCGAGCCCTCTGCCGAGCTGTTGCCGTTGGTGCTGGAAGATGCGCTCAAAATTGGCTTTACCCGGGACAGGGCGCTGATCGAGAAATTCATCGGCTATGTCCAGAAGCAGTTGCGGCCTTTGCCCTATAACTGTTGGCAGCCGGTGATAGAGGATTCGGATTGTAGTCTTAGTCTTAGTGTAAGGCTCCAGCGCGCGGGGCATATTCTGGGTTCTGCCTATGTAGAGTGCGAGTTGGATTGCGGAGCTGGAGCCTTCAGCTTCAAAACAGCTCCGCGGTCCCGGGGCGGGAAACGCCGCATCATATTCTCCGGTGATCTGGGGGCGCCGAATACTCCGCTGTTGTACGCGCCGAAGGCGCCCTGGGGCTGCGATGAGCTGGTGATCGAGAGCACCTACGGTGACAGGCTGCACCAGAACCGCAAGGAGCGGGTGCGTATTTTGCAGCGTGCGATTGAGGAGGCGTTGGCAGATGGCGGCAGTGTGCTGATCCCGGCGTTCAGTATCGGTCGCACGCAGGAGCTGTTGTATGAGCTGGAAGGGGTTATCCACAGCCAGGGTCATGACAATCGCGCGGACAATCCCTGGCGGGATCTGCCGGTGATTGTGGATTCACCATTGGCCAGCCGTTTTACCGATGTTTACCGGCGCTTGCGCCCATTCTGGGATGCGGAGGCCCGGCAGTTACTCCGCCGCGGCCGCCACCCGCTGAGTTTTGAGCAACTGATTACGGTGGACGACCACGAGGCGCACCGCAAGGTGGTGGCGGAGCTTGCCAGCAGCCGGCGCCCGGCCATTGTGATTGCGGCCAGCGGTATGTGCAGTGGTGGCAGGGTGGTGAACTACCTGAAGGCGATGCTGGAAGACAAACGCCACAACATTCTGTTTGTGGGCTACCAGGCGCGGGGCACGCCGGGGCGGGATATTCAAGTCTACGGGCCGCGCAATGGCTATGTGGATCTGGACGGGCAGCGTTACCGGATAGCGGCGGGCGTGGAGACCATCAGCGGCTACTCCGCCCACGCGGATAAAAATGACCTGCTGGGTTTTATCCGCAAAATGAAAAAACGCCCACAGTGCGTGCGGGTGGTGCACGGGGATGATCGGGCCAAGGCGGCACTGAAGGCCGAAATTGAGCGGGAGGAGCTGGCGGGGAGTGTGATTGTTCCGCGGTGA